The following nucleotide sequence is from Azoarcus sp. CIB.
GAACGATGCCGGCGACCTGGGCGGAATCCATCGTTCGTCCCGGGTACAGGTTCACCATCACCGACGCGGTCGGTTTCTGCTCGTCGCGCAGGAAGCCGGACTGCTTGGGAATCGCCAGATGCACGCGCGCAGAAGAGACCGACGCGATCGCCTGGATGGTGCGCGCCAGTTCGCCTTCGAGCGCGCGCTGGAAGTTGACCTGCTCGTGGAACTGCGACACGCCCAGCTTCTGGTTTTCCATCAGCTCGAAGCCGACCAGCCCGCCCTTGGGCAGGCCCTGTGCGGCAAGACGCAGACGCACATCGTGCACCATGGCTGACGGGATCAGGATCGCATTACCGGCCGGCGAAAACTTGTAAGGAACGTTCTGCTGCTGCAGCGCGGTCACGATCGCGCCGCCGTCGCGCTCCTCGAAGTTCGAGAAGAGCACTGCGTAGTCAGGCGCCCGCGACCACAGCCAGACGCCCACCAGCATTGCGATGGCGATCGCCACGGCAGCGCCGGCGGCGAGCTTCTGGCGCTGGCTCAGCTCATTGAAGCGCTGCAGCGCCTGCTGGGCCGGCGGCAGGGTTCCCCGATCAACGGCGGTGTCGGCGGTGGCCATGGTGGAGTCCTTCAATCACGTCACTTTTACGGATGACGGCATTGTCCGTCCGCGCGAGCAAATCGCGCGAGCGGAAAAGCGGCATTTTTTGCCGCCTATTTGCCGGTTACCATGGACGCATCGGGGCTTAATCTGCCAGCCGTGAAAACAGGTCCTGCACCCCATGTCCGCTGAAACGCCTCCTGCCGCCACGAATGCCGCGTCCGGCGCGGGGCAGCGCCTCGACGCGGCGCAGCTCGCCGAAGCGTTCGAGATGTTCGCGCGCGCGTCCGAAGAGCTGTCGACCGCCTACAACGCGCTGCAGGGGCAGGTCGCGCAGCTCACTGAACGCCTCGCGGTGCTGATCGGCGCGCTCCCCGCGGGCGTCGTGATGCTCGATCGTGGCGGCCGGGTCGGGCAGTGCAACGGTGCGGCCGAGGTCCTGCTGGGCGGCGATCTTGCAGGCCGTCCGTGGGACGAACTCGCCGCCGTCCTGCATGCCACCGAAACGCCGGGCGAACTGACCGTCGGCGAAGAAACGGGCGCCCGTCGCGTCTCGCTGTCCGAGGCAGCACTGGAGTCGGGCGAAGGGCGCATCATCCTGCTGCACGACGTCACCGACGCGCACCGCATGCGCCTGCAAGTCGAACGCAATGAGCGGCTGGCGGCGATGGGCGAGATGGTCGCCGGCCTCGCCCACCAGCTGCGCACGCCGCTCGCCGCCGCGCTGCTCTATACGGGCAACCTCAAGCAACCAGAGCTCGCTCCCGCCGACCGTGCGCGCGTCGCCGATCGCGCGATCGAGCGCATGCGCTACCTCGAGCGCCTGATCCGCGACATGCTGCTCTTCGCGCGCGGCGACAGCCTCGGTCGCCAGCGTTTCGGCGTCTGCGAGCTCGCCGGGGAGCTCGTGCATACCCTCGAACCGCTCGCGCGGGCGCGGCAGGTCGGGTTCTCGTCCGCCTGCGACTGCGGCGATGCGACCCTGCTCGGCGACCGCAAAGCCTTAGGCGGTGCGATCACGAACCTGCTCGAAAACGCCATCCAGGCCACCGAGGCCGGCGGCGCGGTGGACCTGTCCGCCACGCTCGAAGGCGATACCGTGCTCTTCCGCATCCGCGACAACGGCCGCGGCATCGAGCCGGCCCACCAGGCGCGCCTGTTCGACCCCTTCTTCACCACCCGGGCGGACGGCACCGGCCTGGGGCTCGCGATCGCACGTGGCGTCGCGCGCGCCCACAGCGGTGACATCGCCGTCGAATCCAGCCCGGGCAAGGGCGCCTTGTTCACCCTCAGCCTGCCGCTGCCGTGTCCCGACGAGGGGGGCGCTGCACCCGCACCGAAGGAACCCGCATGATCGAACAGATCAACATCCTCGTCGTCGAGGACGACGCCGCACTGCGCGATGCCGTGTGTCTCACGCTGGAAATGGGCGGGCATCGCGTCACCGGCGTCGATGGCGGACCGGCCGCGCTCGCGGAGCTCGGCCGGCAGGCGTTCAACCTCGTCGTCAGCGATCTGCGCATGCAGCCGATGGACGGCCTGCAACTCCTCGGCGAAATCCGCTCGCGCCTGCCCCAGCTTCCCGTCCTGCTGATGACCGCCTACGGCGACGTCGACAAGGCCGTTGCCGCGATGCGCGGCGGCGCCTGCGACTTCCTCATGAAGCCCTTCGAACCCGACGTCCTGCTCGAACACGTGCGGCGCTACGCCTCGCAGCCGCCGGGTGCCGACGACACCGTCGCCGAGGACCCGCACACGCGCAACCTGCTCGCGCTCGCCGCGCGGGTCGCCGACACCGACGCCACGGTACTGCTCAGCGGCGAATCGGGCACCGGCAAGGAAGTCTTCGCGCGCTACATCCACGATCACTCATCGCGCAAGGCGGGGGCCTTCGTCGCGATCAACTGCGCCGCCATCCCCGAGAACCTGCTCGAAGCGACGCTGTTCGGTTATGAGAAGGGCGCATTCACCGGTGCGCAGACGGCGCAGCCGGGCAAGTTCGAGCAGGCCCAGGACGGCACCATCCTGCTCGACGAGATCTCCGAAATGCCGCTCGCGCTGCAGGCCAAGCTGCTGCGCGTGCTGCAGGAACGGGAGGTCGAGCGCGTGGGCGGGAAGAAACCGGTCGCGCTCGACATTCGAGTCCTGGCGACGAGCAACCGCGACATGGTGCGGGAAGTCGCGGCCGGCCGCTTCCGCGAAGACCTGTATTACCGGCTCAATGTCTTTCCGCTTGTGATCCCGGGGCTGCGCGAACGCCCCCGCGACATCCTGCCGCTCGCGCGCCACTTCCTCGCCCGCCACGGCGAGCGCCTCAAGCGCAGCGCCCGGCTGAGCCCGGAAGCCGAGCAGCTGCTCGTGCGCCATGCCTGGCCGGGCAACGTGCGCGAACTCGAAAACGCGATGCAACGGGCACTGATTCTTGCTGCCGGCGACACGATCACGGCCGAGACGGTACATCTGTGCCTGCCGAACTGGGTCGCGGCGGAACCGGCGCCAATTGCCGAAGTGCCAAACCGGGCCGAAACGGCGCCGGTGTCAGTGTCGGTGTCGGCAAATTTTGCCGTGCCACCGGAAAATTTCGCCGTTTCGTCCCCGTCCCGGCCCGATCAGGCTGCCGCCGGGCGGCCGGCAAACATGAAGGATCTCGAGCGCGAACACATTCTCTCGACGCTGCGCGAAGTCGGCGGATCGCGCAAACGGGCCGTCGAAAAGCTCGGAATCTCGGAACGGACCTTGCGTTACAAGCTGCAGCAGTACCGTGACGAGGGTTACGAGGTGTAGTCATGGAGCTACGGTAGCGGCGGCCCGTGCATTGGCAGTCGCCCTGCAGCATCCTTTTGGCACGACGATTGCTCTGCTAGACTGAGCACAACGGATACTCCGTGTTGGAGTCGAGCGTATGGATACGCGTGGAATCAACCAGATGATCGGCGAATTGCGTGCCACCGCCCAGGCGGCGGGTGCGAAGTCGTCCGCCCCCGCCAACCAGGCTGCAGGCGGCGTCGATTTCGCCGAAGTGCTGCAGGGTGCGCTCAAGGACGTGAGCGCCGCGCAGCAGGAAGCCCGCGGCATGGCGCAGGAGTTTTCCGCCGGCGATCCGAACGTCAATCTCCAGGACGTGATGGTCAACCTGCAGAAGGCCAACCTGTCGTTCCAGCAGATGGTGCAGGTGCGCAACCGCCTCGTCACGGCGTATCAAGACATCATGAACATGCCTGTGTGACCGGGCTCCGTGCGCACAGACGAAGAAGCCGCCCCAGGGCGGCTTCTTCGTTTTCGACTACAGGATTCAGTGTTCGTCGTGCATTCGCCGGTCACGTTCGAGCTTGAACATGTAGCGCTGGATTCGTGCGGTCGCCTGGTTCGACAAGCCGATGAATTCGCAGCCGGCGCGCAGCACCTTCACTCCGTTCGCCTTCTCGATCTCGAAAAGGTTCCTGACCTTCAGGCGCACGGGCAGGGGATTGCCGTCGGGTAGCCGGAGCGAGCACTGGCCGTATTCCGTTCCGGGTTCGAAGCGAAGTTCCTTCGGCGGAACGAGGACCGCCAGTCCGCCGCCGCTGATGTCCACGATCCGTACCTGGACCTCCTGCCGGCGGCCGTCCTCGGTCACGTGGGTGACCACGCAGACGAGCGGCTCGGCCTGCAATGTGGGCAGGCGATAGAACTCGCGCCGTTGCAGGCGGATGATGCTGTCGGGAAGCGTCGCGCGCAGGGCAGGTTTGCCCGCATGCACGATGCGGGCGGGGGCCTCCAGCGCGAACTGCAACTTGATGTTGTCGAGGCGCGTCGTGCAGACCAGCCGGGCGGCGCTCCCTGCCCGGGCATTACGCACCTCGTCGGGGCAGGCATCGACGATCACGGCGCCGTCGTCGGTCAGCTCGAGCGCCAGCGTGATGAACGATTCCCCGCCGTCGATGAAGGCAGTCAGGAGCGGACGTTTCTCGACCAGTACCCTGAGCAACTGGATGATTTCGCGCGGGTCGTGTACCGCGTAGCGGGCAAACGCGTCGGCATCCAGCGGTCGCTGCGTCGTCGAGGTTTCGGACGGTTCGGGCATCGGCAACGAGTCCGGGCAAAGCCGGGTTTATAGCACGGCTAGGGGCGGGGCGGTCCGCCCGGTGCTTGTGCCTGCGTGCCTGGGGTGCCCTGTTCGACACGATAGATCCACGCGAGCAGCTCCGCGACTGCGACGTACAGCTCGGGCGGGATACGTGCGTCGAGGTCGACCTGCATCAGAAGGCCTACCAGCTCGGGGGATTCGTGCACGAACACGCCGGCCTCGTGCGCGCGCTCGATGATCTCGCGCGCGATCAGTCCGCGCCCCTTCGCAACCACGCGCGGTGCGGCGTCGCCCTTGCCGTAGGCGAGTGCGACGGCCTCGCCGCGCGGTGCCGGATCGTGCTCAGTGTTCGCCATCACGGCGCTCCGCGACGAAGCCCGTGAGCGGGACGTTGGCCGCTTCGAGGGCGCTGTCGAGCTCCGCCCGGGCGTTGGCGAGCGCCGCGACCGTCGCGTCGTCGTCCGCCATCAGGCGCAGCGCGACACCTGCGGGCGTCAGGATCAGAAGCGCCTCGACACCACCGAGCCGCGGTAGGCTGAGCCGCAAGGTGGTCTTCCATTCCGTCGACGGCTCGTCCGAACCCGGTTCGCGGTCGCGCTGCGGATCCTCGATCTCCCATTCCATCGTCTGTCCCGGCCAGACTTGGCCCTGCCAGACGTAGTTCTGCGTCGCCATCGCGTCGAGTTGCTGATAGACGACAGGGACGAGCCGATCGGGGATGGCGGCTGTACGTGCGCTCGCAGCCGGTGCCGGAGTCGTGCCTACAGCGGCGTCGGATTCGTTCGTTGCCACCGCGGACGCGGTCGATCCCTGTGCCGGTGCATTCGGTGCCATTTCGGCGGTGGCCCGCAGCAGGCCTGGCGAGCGAGCGAGGACGGCTGCATCAGCCGGGCCGCCAGACTGGGGCGCCGGCCCCCGCAAATGCTCGCCCTGAGGCTCCTGCAGGAGCGCCGAGGCAGCGAGCTTGCCGGAGAGCCATTGCACCTGGTGGGATTCGTAGAACAGGCCGCTCTGGGACAGTGCCTGCTGCAGGGCCGGGGCGAGCGTCGCGGCGGCATTGTTGGTCGGCGGCGCCGCAACGATGGGTTTTCCGGCCGCGAGCGACGCGGGCTGCGGAGCCGGCTGCCCCGTGAGCAGGAATCCGATCAGCCGCCCCGCGGCGCTGAGCGTCGGGCGAGCGCCTTCATTGCCCGCGAGCGTCGGCTCGGCGAGCTGGGCGAACACCGCCTTGGGCGTGCTTTGAGTGACGACCAGTTCCAGCGTGTCGCCGGTATTCGCGGAGTGATTGAGCGCGAGCGTGTAATCGCGTCCGCCGACGACGGCCTTGAAGGTGCCATCGGGCAGCCGGCGGTCGATCGTCGCGACGAAGCGCTCGCCGGGCAGCAGCTCGGGAAGGCGAGCCTGGATCTCGCGCACGCGCGACGTGCCGTTGATCGGCGGCTCGCTGTCGAAGAGGCTCGCCTCCGTGATCAGACGCAGGCGGGAGGCGAGATCTGAGGGGATCATCGTGTGCGCTCCTGTGTCGTCAGACCGCCCGGAGGCTGGTCAGATCCTCAGGGGCCGAAGGCGCCGTAGGCGGTGCGTACCGCACGGTCGCGTGCTGCGCCCGACAGCAGCTTGCGCACGCTGGCGAGCCACGGTTCGACGTGTTGGCGGATTTCGACGTCGTCCTCGAGCATGGTGGCGATCAGCTGCGCCTTGCGTGCCGTGTCCGCGGCGCCGAGGGGTTCCAGTAACGCACCCGCGGCGCGCATGATCTCGTCGCGCAACGCGGCCATCTCGCTTTCCAGTGTGACGAGGCGATCCCAGTCATTCGCCCGTGCCGCTTCGACCATCGCCGCCGAGACGGTACTCATCGATTCGTACAGGGAAAGAGGGGATGCCATCACCGATCTCCTCAGGCTGCCGCGGTTGCCGCATTCGGTGCGATGCCGGCCCAGGCTTCGCGCAAGGTGGCAAGCAGGCCGCGGACCTCGTCGAGTGCGGCGTGGCTGTTGTGCAGGTTTGCGTACAGCAGGCGTTCGCCCATGTAGACATACAGCGCGTCGAGCCGACCGGCGAGTTCTCCTCCGGCGACCGGATCGAGGCTGGCCTTCAGGCCGTTGACAATGATCTCGATGGCTTTGGAGATGGACTGGCCCTTGGTCGAAATATCGTTCCTTTCCATTGCTGCTGCTGCAGTGGCGATCGAAAGGATCGCGCCGTCGAAAAGCATCAGGATCAGCTTGTGCGGATCGGCCGTGCTCACGCCGGTTTCGACGCCGACCTGGGCATAGGCCGATGCGCGGTTGGATGATGAGCCGAACATTGCGTTGCTCCGGGGTTATTCGCCAATCGTTGGCAGGTTCGCGAGTTGCTGCGTGAGATAGTTACTGGTTTGCGTCATGCTGGCCACCATCGAGTCGAGCGCCGTGAATTGCGCCATGTAGCGCCTCTGGATGCCTTCCAGCCGCGCTTCGAACGCTTCACGCTGCTTGCCGATCGACTTGATGGAGGCGTTGATGCCGTCGGTGCGCCCGGCCAGCAGTCCGTCGCTGGCAAGGAAATTGTCGAGGCCGTCGGTGATCGTGGCGGCGAGGCCCTTCACACTGCCGACGCCGCCGAAGAAGGTCCCGACGTTGAGCTTCGGGTCCTGCAGCGCGGCGTCCAGCTTGGCGCTGTCGACTGCCAGTTTGCCATCAGTCTGGAAGGTGATGCCGATGTCGCTGAGGCGGCTGACATTGCCCAAGCCGGAAAGGGCGCTTCCGACCATGTTACGCACCTGGCTCTGCACGCTGCGTGCCGTGGAGTCGCCGGTCAGCGCAGACGCGGCTTTCTTTTCGGCGTCGTAATTGGTCAGGTTCCTGAGCGTGGTCTGCGTGTCGTTGTAGGCCTTGACGAAGGCGTCGATGGCGCTGCGCGCGCCGCTCTTGTCGGTCGCGACAGTGACGCTGGCCGCCGTCGTGGTCGGTTTCGTGAGGGTCAGCGTTACGCCGCTGATGACATCGCTGATGGTATTGCTGCTGCGCGTGATGGCGATGCCATCAACCGTAAATGCCGCATCCTGCGATGACTGTACCCGGGTGGTGGTCGGAGAGCCCGCCGGTGTCGCCGGGTCGTAGTTCAGGCCCACGCTGCCGCCGATGCTGAATGCCTGGTCGGCGCCGGTGTTCTTGCTGGTGATCACCAGCTGTTTGGCGGTGCCGTTATTAACCAGGTTGGCTGAGATGCCGAGATCGGCTGCGTTGATTGCGTCCCGCAGCTCCTCGATGGTCTTGCCTGTGAAGCTGAGCGTCTTGGTCGTGCCTGCCCCGGCGGTAAATGTGCCGTCGACGGTTTCGCCAGCCACGAATGCGCTGCCGATCATCTTGCCGAAGCGGATGTCCAGGGTTTGAGGCGTGACGCTGCCGTCGGCGGGTACGAACTGCGTGGTCGCGTTGCTGGCCACGCGCTGAGCTGCTGCCAGGCTGCCGACCAGCACCGAGTAGCTGCCGGCCGTCGCGCCTGCGGCGGAACTGGCGGTGAAGCCGGCGTCGGCACCGACGGTGGCCTTGGTGGCGGAAAATTTTGCCGCGTCGTTCAGCGCTTTTGCCGCCGTCTGCAGTGCGGCCAGGCTGCTCTTGATCTGGCCGAACGCCGACAGCCTGGACTGGAAGCTCGCTTCCTTCTTCGCCAGCGCCGTGAGCGGTTGACGTTCGACAGCCATCAACTGCGACACCATGCCGCTGATGTCGAGTCCGGAGCCGAGTCCTGATGCGGTCAAAGCCATGATGTCCTCCTCGCGGCTAGGCTTTCTGCTGTATCAGCAGGCCCTGAAGTCGGTCGAGAGCCTTGGAAATCGCCAGCAATTCTTCAGACGGAATCTGGCGAATCACCTCGTCGGTGGTTGAATCGACGACTTTTACCAGTGTACGCCCGGTGTCTTCATCAATCGAGAACAGCAGGTTCTGTGCCACGGGCGCCAGCACTTTTTGCACTTCGGCCACGGCCTGAATCAGTGCTTCGTGCGTGGGGGCGACTGCGGTGGGCGGGGAGGTGGCTTGCGTCGCTTGGGGCGCGGCCGGACTGGAAATCGCGCCGCGCTCGCCGGTGACCGCCCGCGTCACGCCGGCGTTCATCGCCGCTGCGTTGCTGCTGATGTTCTGAATGGTCATGATTCCACCTCTCCGATGGGCCACAGGCGCGAGACCCTTACGAGCCCCGCGCCTGTGGGTGTTGCCAGTCTAACCGAAGCTTAGCCGCGGAGCAGGCTGAGCACGTTGTTCGGCAGCGAGTTCGCCTGCGCGAGCATCGCGGTACCGGCTTGCTGCAGAATCTGGCCGCGGGTCAGGTTCGCGGTTTCCTGTGCGAAGTCGGCGTCGAGGATGCGGCTGCGGGAGGCGGACAGGTTCTCGGACGTGGTCTGCAGGTTGGCGATCGTCGAGGAGAAGCGGTTCTGGATCGCGCCGAGATCCGCCCGTGCGCCGTTGACCGCTTTCAGTGCCGCGTCCATTGCGACGATCGCGTTGTCGGCCCCTGCGGTGCTCGAGATGTCGAGCCCGGCGAAACCGGTCATGGTCGTCCCGGCTGCATCGCCGTTGGTGGCCGTCCCGACCATAGTGCCGGCGAAGCCGCCCGGGGTGTTGAAGGTGTTTGTCAGCGCGATGGTCATGTCGGTACCGTCAGCCTTGCTGATCACCAGATCGCCGCCTGCAACCGTACCGGTCGCTGTGTAAGCGCCGGCGGAGGCGGTAATAAACGCATCCACGCCGGTCTGCACTTCCGCAGCAGTTACCGTCTCTACAGCAGCGGTGGTGGTCTTGGTGAAGGCATTCGTGCCATCAACCGTGAGGGTGAAGGCTTGGCCGATTGCGCTGGACGTTGCGGTGGTAAAAGCACCCGATGCACCGCTGGTGGTGGAGGTTGCTACCGCCGAGGTCCAGCTGCCCAAGGCTGCAATGTTGGCGTCTGCAATGTTGGCGACCGTGATGGTCTGCCCCTGGTCTGCGCCAACCTGGAAGTCCTGGTTCTGGAAGCTGCCGTCGATCAGCTTCGTACCGTTGAACGATGTCTGGTTCGCGACGCGGTCGATTTCGTCCTTGAGCTGAACGACTTCCTTCTGCAGTGCGGCCCGGTCGTCCGCGGAGTTCGTTGCGTTGCGCGACTGCACGGCCAGTTCGCGGATGCGCTGGAGGTTGTTGCCGATCTCGCCGAGTGCGCCTTCGGCGGTCTGTGCGAGCGAGATGCCGTCGTTGGCGTTGCGCACGGCCTGGTTCAGGCCGCGGATCTGCGCGCCGAAGCGTTCCGAAATCGCGAGGCCGGCCGCGTCGTCCTTCGCGCTGTTGATGCGCAGGCCCGACGACAGGCGCTGCAGCGAGGTCGCGAGCGAGGCGCCGGAAGTGTTCAGGTTGCGCTGCGCATTGAGCGACGAGACGTTGGTGTTGATGACTTGTGCCATGATGTTTCTCCTAGCGAAAGGTGACTTCGGTTATCCCGGCTTCATGCCCCGTTTGCATCTGCGCGGGCGTTTTGTCTGCCGTTGAATCCATTAACGGAGGGCCCGGAAAAATCTTTAGGGAATTTGCAAGGAGATTTGTCTAGGGCCTTGCGCTGGCACCCACATGGCCCGCTAGCGCATCACTCGTGGGTGCCAGCGCCCTGCGGGGGGCGCATCCGGTTCAGACGACGGGATGTGCGACGACCTTGTTCTTGCCCGCCTGCTTCGCTTGGTACATGGCCTCGTCCGCGCGCTGTACGGTGCTTTCCACCGTGTCGTCGGGGTTCCATTGGGTGACGCCGGCGCTGAACGTGATCAACACCTTCCGCTCGTGCGTGAGGAAGAAATTGCGCGTGAGTTCGCGCTGCAGGCGCACGAGGGCGGTTTGGGCCTGTTCGAGCGTGGTGTCCGGGTAGAGCAGGATGAATTCCTCGCCGCCGTGGCGGGAGATGGTGTCCTGCGGGCGCAGGCTCTGCCGGATGATGGTGGCGAGGTGGACGAGGGCGTCGTCGCCGGTGCGGTGGCCGAAGGTGTCGTTGAGCTGCTTGAAGTTGTCGAGGTCGAGCAGGGCGAGGCTCAGGGGGCTGCCGTGGCGGCGGGCGCGGGCGGCTTCCTTGTCGAAGGTTTCTTCCAGTCCGCGGCGGTTGAGTACGCCGGTGAGCTGGTCGTGGCGCATCAGGCGGCTGGCTTCGTCGAGTTGGCGCTGCAGCTCGTTCATCCGTTCTTCGGCGTCGCGGGCGCGCTCGCGTGTGGCCACCAGGTCGTCGCGCGAGCGGCGGGCGGCGTCGCGCATCGTGAGCGTTTCGCGCATCACTTCGCCGAGGACTCCGCTGATCTCGGTGATGTCGCGTGCGGTGGAGATGCGGTCGGCACAGTTGCCGATGCGATCGTGGTAGGCGCCGGTGGTTTCGGCGAAGCTGGCGAGGTGGTCGACGAAGCCGGCGAGCAGTTCCTTGAGCGAGCGCTGGGCTTCGGAGTGGTTGTGCTTGAGCTGGCTCTGCTTGTAGATGATCTCGCGCAGGCGGCGTTCGGCGTCGTCGATGAGGCGCACGTTCGCCGGTTTGCCGAGGACGTCGCGCAGGACCTCGATCTGGCCGCTGAGCCAGCTGTCGTCGACGACGATCTGGTCGATGTTGTCGAGCAGCAGGCGCAGCAGGTTGAGCAGTCCGGCGTTGATCTCTGCCCGGTCGCCGGCGACCATTTCGAGCCGGTAGGCGAACTTGCGCATGCGCGCGGCGATGTTGCGCAGATCGTCCGAGTTGCCGGCGGCCTTGACCGATCCGGCGAGCCTGTCGGCTTCCTGCGCGAGTTCGGGCTGTTCGGTGAGCAGCGGTGGGAGCACCGTTTCGAGCGCGAGCTGCAGCAGTTCCTGGCGTGCAGCCAGCAGTTCGCCGGCTTCTCCAGATGCGATCTGGCGCATTTCGGGTGCCACACCGGCAGGGGGCGTGGGTGCGCCGGCGGACGGTGCGTTCGCTGGCGCGTTTGCTGCGTCGGACGGTTCGCGGGGGGCCGGCGCTTCGGGGTCGCCCGGCGCTTGCGTCCACGAGCGGACGAGGGCGTGCAGACGCGCGTGCAGCGTTGCGGGATCGTTGGCCGCGAGGACGCGCTCGAGCGATTCGCGCTTGCGCGCCGTGGTCCAGCCGAGCTGGCGTGCTTCCCACTGCTTGAGCAGGTTGGCGATGAGTTCGTTCCAGGCGGGCGGCTGCTCGGTCTTCAGGCTGGCAAGGTAGTCGGTCAGCGCCTGCCGGCTGGTGTCCTGGTTGCTATCCGCCAGAGCCTGGTCCAGCTGGCGGGCGATCCGCACGCGTTCGGCGGTGTCGCGTGGCAATTGCCGCGCGAGGGCGCGCACGAACTTGTCGGGGAAAGCGCCGTCGGCGTCGGGCGTTCCCGCGACCTCGTAGTAGAGGGCGCGAAAGTTGTCCGGTGTCGGCGAGATGCGCCGCGCCGCGAACAGACGCAGGACTTCGCGGGCAATTTCCGATGGCTGAGTTGGGGCGGGCATCGACAGCAGCTTTCACGCGGGCAAGTTGAGCGCCGATTATAGGGAGATCGGCGCAATACCGGACATGCGGGCAGGGATTTGCGCGTGAAATTTCTGCCGGCCGATGCATGACCGTGCCGGAGGGCTTCGACAGGCCAGGCCCGGAATTCAGCGCTCGTCGGCGGCGCTGCGAGCCTGCATTCGCATGAACCACACCGCGAAGATCGTTGCCGCCGCGAGGGTCGTCGCCTCGACGACGTGGCCGGTGCCGAGCATCAGGCCGGAGGCGCCGCCGCAGCCCATCAGCAGTCGATTGATCCACTGTTCCATATTGGTCTCCGTCGGGAAAAGAGCCCTCTCCGGGGCCGTGTTGATCGAGTGCTGTAAGTATATACAGTATTCGAATCTGGCTGCAAGTGATCGGTGCGGCGTTCGCGCGCCGGACGCGGGCGGCGCGCGAACAATGAAAAAGGGGCGCCGAAGCGCCCCTTTTGATCTTGGTCCTGCCGTGCTTACTTCTTGCGAGGCGGCGGCACGTCGGTGCAGCTGCCGTGTGCGACCTCCGCCGCCATGCCGACGGTTTCGCCCAGCGTCGGGTGCGGGTGGATGGTCTTGCCGATATCCACCGCGTCCGCGCCCATCTCGATGGCGAGGCACACTTCGCCGATCATGTCGCCGGCCGAGGGGCCGACGATCGCGCCGCCGATCACGCGGTGCGTTTCGGCGTCGAAGATCAGTTTGGTGAAGCCGTAGTCGGCGCCGTTGGCGATCGCGCGGCCGGAAGCGGCCCACGGGAACTTGGCGGTCTCGATCTTGCGGCCTTCCTTCTTCGCCTGTTCCTCGGTGTAGCCGACCCATGCCACTTCCGGATGGGTGTAGGCGACGCCCGGGATCACTGTGGCGTCGAAGGCGGACTTTTCGCCGGCGGCGACTTCGGCCGCGACGTGGGCTTCATGCACCGCCTTGTGGGCGAGCATCGGGTTGCCGACGACGTCGCCGATCGCGAAGATGTTGGGCACGTTGGTGCGCATCTGCGCGTCGACCGGGATGAAGCCGCGATCCGTGACGACGACGCCAGCCTTCTCGGCACCGATCTTCTTGCCGTTGGGGCTGCGGCCGGCGGCCTGCAGGATCATGTCGTAACGCTGCGGTCCGGCCGGGGCCTTCTCGCCTTCGAAGGTGACCCACAGGCCGTCGTCCTTCGCCTCGACGGCGACGGTCTTGGTCTTGAGCATGATGCTGTCGAAGCGGTGGGCGTTCTGCTTCTCCCACACCTTGACGGCGTCGCGGTCCGGGCCCTGCATCAGGGCGTCGAGCATTTCGACGACATCGACACGGGTGCCGAGCGTCGAATAC
It contains:
- a CDS encoding ATP-binding protein, whose translation is MSAETPPAATNAASGAGQRLDAAQLAEAFEMFARASEELSTAYNALQGQVAQLTERLAVLIGALPAGVVMLDRGGRVGQCNGAAEVLLGGDLAGRPWDELAAVLHATETPGELTVGEETGARRVSLSEAALESGEGRIILLHDVTDAHRMRLQVERNERLAAMGEMVAGLAHQLRTPLAAALLYTGNLKQPELAPADRARVADRAIERMRYLERLIRDMLLFARGDSLGRQRFGVCELAGELVHTLEPLARARQVGFSSACDCGDATLLGDRKALGGAITNLLENAIQATEAGGAVDLSATLEGDTVLFRIRDNGRGIEPAHQARLFDPFFTTRADGTGLGLAIARGVARAHSGDIAVESSPGKGALFTLSLPLPCPDEGGAAPAPKEPA
- a CDS encoding sigma-54 dependent transcriptional regulator, yielding MIEQINILVVEDDAALRDAVCLTLEMGGHRVTGVDGGPAALAELGRQAFNLVVSDLRMQPMDGLQLLGEIRSRLPQLPVLLMTAYGDVDKAVAAMRGGACDFLMKPFEPDVLLEHVRRYASQPPGADDTVAEDPHTRNLLALAARVADTDATVLLSGESGTGKEVFARYIHDHSSRKAGAFVAINCAAIPENLLEATLFGYEKGAFTGAQTAQPGKFEQAQDGTILLDEISEMPLALQAKLLRVLQEREVERVGGKKPVALDIRVLATSNRDMVREVAAGRFREDLYYRLNVFPLVIPGLRERPRDILPLARHFLARHGERLKRSARLSPEAEQLLVRHAWPGNVRELENAMQRALILAAGDTITAETVHLCLPNWVAAEPAPIAEVPNRAETAPVSVSVSANFAVPPENFAVSSPSRPDQAAAGRPANMKDLEREHILSTLREVGGSRKRAVEKLGISERTLRYKLQQYRDEGYEV
- the fliE gene encoding flagellar hook-basal body complex protein FliE, which encodes MDTRGINQMIGELRATAQAAGAKSSAPANQAAGGVDFAEVLQGALKDVSAAQQEARGMAQEFSAGDPNVNLQDVMVNLQKANLSFQQMVQVRNRLVTAYQDIMNMPV
- a CDS encoding flagellar brake protein; the protein is MPEPSETSTTQRPLDADAFARYAVHDPREIIQLLRVLVEKRPLLTAFIDGGESFITLALELTDDGAVIVDACPDEVRNARAGSAARLVCTTRLDNIKLQFALEAPARIVHAGKPALRATLPDSIIRLQRREFYRLPTLQAEPLVCVVTHVTEDGRRQEVQVRIVDISGGGLAVLVPPKELRFEPGTEYGQCSLRLPDGNPLPVRLKVRNLFEIEKANGVKVLRAGCEFIGLSNQATARIQRYMFKLERDRRMHDEH
- a CDS encoding EscU/YscU/HrcU family type III secretion system export apparatus switch protein, translated to MANTEHDPAPRGEAVALAYGKGDAAPRVVAKGRGLIAREIIERAHEAGVFVHESPELVGLLMQVDLDARIPPELYVAVAELLAWIYRVEQGTPGTQAQAPGGPPRP
- a CDS encoding flagellar hook-length control protein FliK; its protein translation is MIPSDLASRLRLITEASLFDSEPPINGTSRVREIQARLPELLPGERFVATIDRRLPDGTFKAVVGGRDYTLALNHSANTGDTLELVVTQSTPKAVFAQLAEPTLAGNEGARPTLSAAGRLIGFLLTGQPAPQPASLAAGKPIVAAPPTNNAAATLAPALQQALSQSGLFYESHQVQWLSGKLAASALLQEPQGEHLRGPAPQSGGPADAAVLARSPGLLRATAEMAPNAPAQGSTASAVATNESDAAVGTTPAPAASARTAAIPDRLVPVVYQQLDAMATQNYVWQGQVWPGQTMEWEIEDPQRDREPGSDEPSTEWKTTLRLSLPRLGGVEALLILTPAGVALRLMADDDATVAALANARAELDSALEAANVPLTGFVAERRDGEH
- a CDS encoding flagellar protein FliT, producing the protein MASPLSLYESMSTVSAAMVEAARANDWDRLVTLESEMAALRDEIMRAAGALLEPLGAADTARKAQLIATMLEDDVEIRQHVEPWLASVRKLLSGAARDRAVRTAYGAFGP
- the fliS gene encoding flagellar export chaperone FliS, with amino-acid sequence MFGSSSNRASAYAQVGVETGVSTADPHKLILMLFDGAILSIATAAAAMERNDISTKGQSISKAIEIIVNGLKASLDPVAGGELAGRLDALYVYMGERLLYANLHNSHAALDEVRGLLATLREAWAGIAPNAATAAA